The following is a genomic window from Solanum lycopersicum chromosome 6, SLM_r2.1.
gccttaaggcaatgatgccatgccacgcccaacgttattcgaccatgtgtgctttccaaaggcggtgatgtcatgccacgctcgacgtcgttcgaccgtgtatgctgcccaaaggcgatgatggcatgccaggctCGATgttgtacgaccgtgtgtgctgtccaagggctgtgatggcatgccacgcccgacgtcgtctgaccgtgtttgccgtccaagggctatgatggcatgccacgcccaacgtcattcgaccatgtgtgatacccaaaggcgatgataatatgccacgcccgatgtcgttctaccgtgtgtgctgtccaaaggcggtgatgtcatgccacgcccgacgtagtctcaccgtgtgtgatgcccaagggcggtgGTATCATTCCACGCAcgacttcgtccgaccgtgtgtactgttcAAGGGCAGTgttgtcatgccatgcctgacgttgccgactgtttgtgttgtccaacggcggtgatgtcatgccacgtccaacgtcgttcaaccgtgtgtgctgtcacaaggcggtgattgcatgtcacgcccaacgtcgtttgactgtgtgtgctgtccaaaggcggtgatgtcatgccacacccgacattgtttgaccgtgtgagctgcccaaaggcgatgatggcatgccatgcccgatgttgttcaaCCGTTTCTGCTTTCGAAAGGCGGTAATAGCATATCAtgtctgacgtcgttcgatcgtgtttgccgttcaagggttatgatggcatgccacgtgcaacgtcgttggaccgtgtgtgctgcccaatggtgatgatggcatgccacgcccgatgttgtttgaccgtgtgtgctgtccaacggcggtgatggcatgtcacgctcgacgtcgttcgaccgtgtgtgctgtccaaaggcggtgatatcatgccacgccggatgtttttcgattgtgtgtgctgcccataggccataatggcatgcaacgcccgacatcgttcgaatgtgtgtgatgttaaaaggcggtgatggcatgtcgggcgtgacgtcattcgaccgtgtttgtcgtccaaggtgTGACGTCCCGCCATCCATTCAGGCTGAACGCCACCCAACTAGGCAGCCATTAGGCGCATCAAGTGCAAGGGGGCAGGCTGACCATGCAGGAAAGCAGCCAAGGGGGCCAGCAGCAGGTGAAGAGACAGCCGTTACAACAGTTTCAGCTGTTACGGCAGTTACAGCCGTTACAGTTGTTACACTTGGTAGTGGGGCGACAGTTTCAGGAGTTTCAAGCCTTTGGGAGGCTTGTGCAGATCATGGGGCAGACTAGGAGCatctaggagtcctttttggaagacttagaagcttgTCTTGTAGGCATAGTCTTAGGAACTTGTATAGTGTAGCATTTACTATTTCTTAggcattagagtagtataaatagtagttCATTGACCTTGTAAAGCATCCAATCATTTTCAAGTAAtagaagttccttcttccaaaattctgtctacttcttattttcttagcgatccgagttttaggcttacttgagtttgcaAGAACGTGCAAGAATCGTGAGTAAACCGTCAAGTGTCGCATGGAGTATTGTCCAAATCAAAAATTCGgtgacaattggtatcagagcaggttcaTCGTAACAGAATGATGAATGAAGGAGACGGAAGCGGCGCTAGCAACACCCCCAACATTCAGGTGggaaagaagaacaagaaagggaagaagcAGCAGCAGAAGGGAAATGATCCCAATCTGCCTATTCTGCCCGATCTTCCACCTACTGATCCACCACCAACTAATCTTCCATCAGGCAGTCTACCACCAGGTGGTCAGCCATCAGGCAGTCTGCCACCAGGTGGCCAGCCATCAGGCAGTCTGCCACCAGGCGGCCAACCATCAGGCAGTCTGCCACCAGGCGGTCTTCCAACAGATGAGTTACCATCAAATGTTCCTCCACCAAGCGACGGACCAACATCTTTCCAGCATAATGTTGTCGATGAGAGTGACGGCGACGACAGCGAAGAAACTATCGACGTCACTGTGGGACATGAATGGCTTGCCAGCGTTGAAAGGGCAAGGCCAACTGTTGAGATTTTAGGCCCGCGCTTGAATCGGTTGGACAGCGATGTCAAAGACCTTGAAGAGAACTCCCTTGAGGAAGTTGAAGCCATTCGGAAGGAGTTGGATCTACGCAAGCGGTCTGAATTAGCGATGAAGGAAACCATTACTTCCTTGGAGTTCAGGTTCATGGACGCCCTTACGATGATCCAGACGCTGAAGAAAAAGGTTGAGGCCCTCGAAGAAGAGAGGGAGGTTGGAGCAACAACATCACTTGGCAAGGAAAGGGAGTCCAGAGTCGAGGTTCCCAAGCCACCGACATTCAAGGGTGTCCGTGATGCCCTAGAGGTAGGCAATTTCCTTTGgcacttggaaaattatttCAGGTGTAATCAGGTCAGGAGCGATGCAAACAAGATCAACACTGCCGCGTTTATCTTTCCGACGTAGCCATGCTGTGGTGGAAACGCAAAGATGCCGAGATCAAGAGGGGCACACGCACCATCGACACATGGGAACAATTCCTTGAGGAATTCAAGAAAGCTTTCTTCCCCAATAATGTTGTTTATGAGATGAAGTGCAAACTCTGGGAGTTGAAGCAAACGGGAAGCATTAGGGCATATGTGAAGGAGTTCACAATTTCGACCCTCCAAATTCCCCAACTCATGGAAGATGACATGCTGTTCACCTTCATGGATGGGCTGCAGAATTGGGCGAGGACCGAGTTAGAGCAGCGTCAAGTAAAAACCATCGATGAGGCCATCACTCAAGTCGAGACCTTGACAGATTTCAAACATGATCGTTTGGACAAGGCAAAGGGCAAGGAATCAAGCTAAAGGTGGGGGAGACTGTGGCCGAGGCAGAGAACAGTCGGCATAACCCAAGCAGCAGGACACGCCCATGTCCGATGGCAGACGGTTTGAACGTCGGAAATTCTCGGAGAAGCGGACGCAGTCCAGCAGAGGAGACGGGTGCTACATATGCGGCGGACCTCACGGTTATGCCAGGTGCCCAGAGATGAAGAGCCTTAGTGCCATCGTCCGTGAGCGGAAGGAGAAGGAGGCACAAGACAAGGCGAAATCGGCAGACACCACTCAGTTGGGCATGGTTAGAATCTGTGGTGCCATAGCAAAGCAGGCTGACAACCCGGGGGATTTCAGTAAACAATATGTGGATATATCCATCAATGGGCAAGCAGTTCGGGCCATGGTAGATTTTGGGGCTGAATCCAACATTATGACCAAGACGGCGGCCGAAAAATTGGGACTGAAAATTGTTCCAAGCAACAATCGCCTCAAGACGGTCAACGCCCCACCAACTCCCGTGTGTGGAATTGCTCATGGGGTCAGCATCACTTTAGGACGGTGGAGAGGTAAGACAAACTTTACTGTAGCTCCCTTGGACATATCCGATGCTATTCTTGGGCAGGAATTCTTTCAACGTTGCCACACGATGATTTATCCCTACCTTCAACAACTCTTGGTGATGAAGGGGGAAGGGTCTTGTATGGTGCCTCTTGTTAGGGTGCCGAagaaagacatatatgcccaaCTGTCAGCCATGCAGATTGTGAAGGGCCTGAAGAAAGGAGCACCAACCTTCTTAGCCACCATCGCAAGTTCGAGTGAAGACCATGGTGCTATGGAGCCTCTGCCACCCATCATAGAATCTATTTTGCAGGAAACCAGTGACGTGATGCCGGAGGAGCTGCCAAAAACTCTACCTCCAAGGCGTGAGGTAGACCACATGATTGAGCTAGAGGTGGGAGCCAAGCCACCTGCATTTGCACCTTATCGATGGCTCCGCCTGAGTTAGAAGAACTGAGGAAGCAGTTAAAAATAGCTCCTCGAAGCAGGTCTTATTCGTCCATCCAAGGCACCCTATGGAGCGCCGGTGCTGttttagaagaagaaagacgGGTCGATGCTTCTATGCATTGACTACAGGGGGCTCAATAAGATCACAATTCGGAACAAGTATCCAATCCCGCTGATCGCAGATTTGTTTGATCGACTTGGAGAGGCCAAGTATTTTACCAAGATGGATCTCTGGAAAGGCTACTATCAAGTGCGCATTGCAGAAGGGGATGAGCCAAAGACAGCATGCGTGACCAGGTATGGAGCATTCGAATGGTTGGTGATGCCCTTCGGCTTAACCAACGCACCAGCCACATTTTGCACgctgatgaacgagatttttcaCCCCTACTTGGACTAGTTCGTAGTAGTGTACTTAGATGACATAGTCGTCTATAGTATCACTTTGCAAGAACATGTGGAACACTTGAAGAAGGTCTTCAAAGTCTTGCGGGAGAATCAGCTTTATGTCAAGAGAGAGAAGTGCGAGTTCGCCCAACCAAAGATACATTTCTTGGGCCATGTGATCAGTCAAGGTGAGCTTCGTATGGATGAGGCCAAGGTAAAGGCGATCCAAGATTGGGAAGCGCCTACGAAGGTGACCGAGCTACGTTCTTTTCTTGGACTTG
Proteins encoded in this region:
- the LOC138349234 gene encoding uncharacterized protein, which encodes MSDGRRFERRKFSEKRTQSSRGDGCYICGGPHGYARCPEMKSLSAIVRERKEKEAQDKAKSADTTQLGMVRICGAIAKQADNPGDFSKQYVDISINGQAVRAMVDFGAESNIMTKTAAEKLGLKIVPSNNRLKTVNAPPTPVCGIAHGVSITLGRWRGKTNFTVAPLDISDAILGQEFFQRCHTMIYPYLQQLLVMKGEGSCMVPLVRVPKKDIYAQLSAMQIVKGLKKGAPTFLATIASSSEDHGAMEPLPPIIESILQETSDVMPEELPKTLPPRREVDHMIELEVGAKPPAFAPYRWLRLS